From Polaribacter butkevichii, a single genomic window includes:
- the rpsH gene encoding 30S ribosomal protein S8, with the protein MYTDPIADFLTRVRNAIAAGHRVVEIPASNLKKEMTKILFDQGYILSYQFNDDKVQGTIKIALKYERDTKESVIRKIQRISTPGLRKYVGSTEMPRVLNGLGIAIVSTSKGVMTNKKARQENVGGEVLCYVY; encoded by the coding sequence ATGTATACAGATCCAATCGCGGATTTTCTTACAAGGGTAAGGAATGCAATCGCAGCAGGACACAGAGTAGTGGAAATTCCAGCTTCAAATTTGAAGAAGGAAATGACTAAAATTTTGTTTGATCAAGGGTATATTTTAAGTTATCAGTTCAATGACGATAAAGTTCAAGGAACAATTAAGATCGCTTTAAAATACGAAAGAGATACAAAAGAGTCAGTAATTAGAAAGATTCAACGAATCAGTACACCAGGTTTACGTAAATATGTTGGTTCTACAGAGATGCCAAGAGTATTAAATGGACTTGGAATTGCTATTGTTTCTACATCTAAAGGTGTAATGACAAACAAAAAAGCACGTCAGGAAAATGTTGGAGGAGAAGTTTTATGTTACGTTTATTAA
- the rpsN gene encoding 30S ribosomal protein S14 codes for MAKESMKARERKRAKTVAKYAEKRKALKEAGDYEALQKLPKNASPIRMHNRCKLTGRPKGYMRQFGLSRVTFREMANQGLIPGVKKASW; via the coding sequence ATGGCTAAAGAATCAATGAAAGCTCGCGAACGTAAGAGAGCGAAAACAGTTGCAAAATATGCAGAAAAGAGAAAAGCTTTAAAAGAAGCTGGAGACTATGAAGCATTGCAAAAATTACCAAAGAACGCATCACCAATTAGAATGCATAACAGATGTAAACTAACTGGTCGTCCAAAAGGATATATGAGACAATTTGGTTTATCTCGTGTTACGTTTCGTGAAATGGCTAATCAAGGATTAATACCAGGTGTTAAAAAGGCAAGTTGGTAG